The Tenacibaculum jejuense genome includes a window with the following:
- a CDS encoding glycoside hydrolase family 113 encodes MKIKQIFLVSFLLLCTSCNSQKEKINGLSFVASSEAINDKHTTPVVKASANYVSLMPFGFIKDLASPEVRYNSSRQWFGETKKGVKQYAEEFKKLGIKFMIKPQIWVWRGEFTGYIEMKTEEEWKILENSYSAFILDYAKAAEEVKADIFCIGTELEKFVMNRPNYWNSLIQKIKKIYSGKLTYAANWDEFKRVPFWNQLDFIGVDAYFPLSEAKTPSVEELELGWKPHKATIKELYQKFDKPILFTEFGYRSVNYTGKEPWSSNRISGEVNLKAQENATQAIYNQFWNEDWFAGGFLWKWFHDHEKVGGENNNRFTPQNKPAEKLIQKLYAQ; translated from the coding sequence ATGAAGATCAAGCAAATTTTTCTAGTATCATTTTTATTACTATGTACTTCTTGCAATAGTCAGAAAGAAAAAATAAACGGATTAAGCTTTGTTGCTTCTTCGGAAGCAATAAATGATAAACATACAACACCCGTAGTTAAGGCATCAGCGAATTATGTTTCGTTGATGCCTTTTGGTTTTATAAAAGATTTAGCCTCTCCAGAAGTTCGATATAATTCGTCTCGACAATGGTTTGGTGAAACCAAAAAAGGAGTAAAACAATATGCTGAAGAATTTAAAAAACTAGGGATAAAGTTTATGATTAAACCTCAGATTTGGGTTTGGAGAGGTGAATTTACTGGATATATAGAAATGAAAACTGAAGAGGAATGGAAAATCTTAGAAAACTCTTACAGTGCTTTTATTTTAGATTATGCGAAAGCTGCTGAAGAAGTTAAAGCAGATATATTTTGCATTGGTACTGAGTTAGAAAAGTTTGTAATGAACAGACCGAATTATTGGAATTCATTAATTCAGAAAATAAAAAAAATATATTCAGGCAAATTAACCTATGCAGCAAATTGGGATGAGTTTAAAAGAGTTCCGTTTTGGAATCAATTAGATTTTATTGGTGTAGATGCCTATTTTCCTTTAAGTGAAGCGAAAACGCCTTCTGTTGAAGAGTTAGAGCTAGGTTGGAAACCCCATAAAGCAACAATTAAAGAGTTGTATCAAAAATTTGATAAACCTATTTTATTTACTGAATTCGGATATAGAAGTGTAAATTACACTGGTAAAGAACCTTGGAGTTCGAACAGAATTTCTGGAGAAGTAAATTTAAAAGCTCAAGAAAACGCTACGCAAGCAATTTATAATCAGTTTTGGAATGAAGATTGGTTTGCTGGAGGATTCTTATGGAAATGGTTTCACGATCACGAAAAAGTTGGAGGAGAAAATAACAACCGATTTACACCTCAGAATAAACCAGCAGAAAAATTAATTCAGAAATTATATGCACAGTAA
- a CDS encoding DUF3857 domain-containing protein — MNPLSSKNRKVSLFIVSICLLFYSFKSVLINGDDPFTALCKKSDAYYTYSYKDITYAKEWSGYKKYTSVTNKLVINTSKGVEDYAFLNLNEYESNHLQSIKVKTLKADGTKVKLDSSLVFKRTTKGKKFGEINYPIPAVEPGDTIEMNYVYYERLNKNDLKSYVSLYSDLPSLNTQYTIKTLPDVVLRYKSYNGFPEPAVISNDTLLYAQFSMNKVKGIKKNEFNCLPCEKPYLYYSIDKKGTKLRTWKDVYNEEFNFVTQPFALDYEKFSYYKRWKRKVIGKAKDSSKYYKFNLLHSEVINNFKMGPTRKEELIKSSGYFLKKKRFDPLSIKRFYRQILEDLEIEYWAVFGRTKRSGPISKHYIRKGEFDHIFFAFEDEKKELKLLYPHEDFYQYRIDEIPISIYNSDIILVKPYLTKKRRKKDKFISRNLKLAEADSVSIKTVKLPGMNANTNYLHQIVSAEVNVKLKKTSFKSIFKISGGVSTELRSFYGMLDKNKEVNDFYNALSEYQGVDNTIDIDTITSRTLSSKRPFTYKVRGRGTLKNAITFINDSLVSISLDKLINHNQLDNDTNSSELNYYLDYGYSDLMMFFLKFPNDIEILGEKTANLKLKNNLGEYSFELKKTKNNQLKIKSDYKILKDLIPKEKLIDVKLINEKVKEAKGKRFVIKLKKTKS, encoded by the coding sequence ATGAACCCATTATCCTCAAAAAACAGAAAAGTTAGTTTATTTATAGTAAGTATATGTTTACTTTTTTATAGTTTTAAATCTGTTTTAATCAATGGAGATGATCCTTTTACAGCGCTTTGTAAAAAGTCAGATGCATATTATACATATTCTTATAAAGATATTACTTACGCCAAAGAATGGTCAGGGTATAAAAAATATACTTCTGTAACCAATAAGTTAGTAATCAACACATCTAAAGGTGTTGAAGATTATGCTTTTTTAAATTTAAATGAATATGAAAGTAATCATTTACAAAGTATTAAAGTTAAAACTCTTAAAGCAGATGGAACTAAAGTTAAATTAGATTCTAGTTTGGTATTTAAACGCACTACTAAAGGAAAGAAATTTGGAGAAATAAATTATCCTATTCCAGCTGTAGAACCAGGAGATACAATTGAAATGAATTATGTATACTATGAAAGATTAAATAAGAATGATTTAAAGAGTTATGTGAGTTTATATTCAGATTTACCTAGTTTAAATACTCAATATACAATTAAGACTCTTCCAGATGTTGTGTTACGTTATAAATCTTACAATGGCTTTCCAGAGCCAGCAGTAATATCAAATGATACTTTGCTTTACGCACAGTTTTCTATGAATAAAGTTAAGGGAATTAAAAAAAATGAATTTAATTGTTTGCCTTGTGAAAAACCATATTTATATTATTCTATAGATAAAAAAGGGACGAAATTAAGAACTTGGAAAGATGTATATAATGAAGAGTTTAATTTTGTAACCCAACCATTTGCCTTAGATTATGAAAAATTCTCATATTATAAAAGGTGGAAGAGAAAAGTTATTGGGAAAGCTAAAGATAGTTCTAAATACTATAAATTCAACTTATTGCACTCAGAGGTGATAAATAACTTTAAAATGGGACCTACTAGAAAAGAAGAGTTAATTAAGTCTAGTGGTTATTTTTTAAAGAAAAAACGATTTGACCCACTAAGTATAAAAAGGTTTTACCGACAAATATTAGAAGATTTAGAGATAGAATATTGGGCTGTTTTTGGTAGAACCAAACGTTCAGGTCCTATTAGTAAACATTACATTAGAAAAGGAGAGTTTGATCATATATTTTTTGCTTTTGAAGATGAAAAAAAAGAGTTAAAATTATTATATCCACACGAAGACTTTTATCAATATCGAATTGATGAAATTCCAATTTCTATTTACAACTCTGATATCATTCTTGTAAAACCATACTTAACTAAAAAAAGGAGAAAAAAAGATAAGTTTATTTCTAGGAACTTAAAACTTGCTGAAGCAGACTCAGTATCTATCAAAACAGTTAAGCTACCTGGTATGAATGCAAATACTAATTATCTCCATCAAATAGTTTCCGCTGAAGTAAATGTTAAGCTGAAAAAGACTTCTTTCAAGTCAATTTTTAAAATTTCTGGAGGAGTATCTACTGAATTACGTAGTTTTTATGGGATGTTAGATAAAAATAAAGAAGTAAACGATTTTTATAATGCTTTATCAGAATATCAAGGTGTTGATAACACTATAGATATAGACACAATTACAAGTAGAACGTTAAGTTCGAAAAGACCATTTACCTATAAGGTTAGAGGTAGAGGTACATTAAAAAATGCAATTACATTTATAAATGATAGCCTTGTTAGTATTTCTTTAGATAAACTGATAAACCATAATCAACTAGACAATGACACTAATTCTTCGGAGTTAAATTATTATTTAGATTATGGTTATTCTGATTTAATGATGTTTTTTTTAAAATTCCCTAATGATATAGAGATTTTAGGCGAAAAGACGGCTAACCTGAAGTTGAAAAATAATTTAGGAGAATATTCTTTTGAACTAAAAAAAACTAAAAATAATCAACTTAAAATAAAATCAGATTATAAAATTTTAAAAGATTTAATACCTAAAGAAAAGCTTATTGATGTAAAATTAATCAATGAAAAAGTTAAAGAAGCAAAAGGTAAACGTTTTGTAATTAAACTAAAAAAGACAAAATCATAA
- a CDS encoding 4Fe-4S binding protein: MKVIKNIGLVISLIGFAIFTASMFTGTNKVSEETFNTWASQKVKSEVFIEKAKKEIVGKELSAAQLSSKIVDIAKQSNEYHKSQKEIAWDKIIWIKWNKTYKDFVYPLVRSSATGWVVQNQGLFFFLTFGLAILGGLLFFGADYKLLGPAGIKNNGIFQHSATNRGVLGMIAFVYFVGFYMLLYFFPNYLINPILSVNPIKQALNGNASDQWFLYGFMYCSVMTVFAIRMFIKYRHNNYQIVRTAVVLFFQIAFAFLIPEILVAFNKPWFDFKNAWPLNYTFFFDWNINSLIENGNLGIFMLVWGIILTLVIVPVMVYFYGKRWYCSWVCGCGGLAETLGDPYRQLSSKSLFSWKVERWLIHGVLVFATVMTALTLYTYFAEMETWKELAFGLSVYDVQSSYGFLIGSIFSGVIGTGFYPILGNRVWCRFGCPLAAYMGLVQRFKSRFRITTNGGQCISCGNCSTYCEQGIDVRSYAQKGENIIRSSCVGCGVCSAVCPRGVLKLENGPEDGRINPTQVLLGNDVDLIKLMNEK; encoded by the coding sequence ATGAAAGTAATTAAAAATATAGGTTTAGTAATCTCACTTATTGGGTTTGCTATTTTTACAGCAAGTATGTTTACAGGAACTAATAAAGTTTCTGAAGAAACATTTAATACTTGGGCTTCACAGAAAGTTAAAAGTGAAGTTTTTATTGAAAAAGCGAAAAAAGAAATTGTTGGTAAAGAACTTAGTGCCGCTCAATTGTCTTCTAAAATTGTTGATATCGCTAAACAATCTAACGAATATCATAAAAGTCAAAAGGAAATTGCTTGGGATAAAATCATTTGGATAAAATGGAATAAAACATATAAAGATTTTGTTTATCCATTAGTTAGGTCTTCTGCCACTGGTTGGGTTGTTCAAAACCAAGGATTGTTTTTCTTTTTAACCTTCGGATTAGCCATTTTAGGTGGACTATTATTCTTTGGAGCTGATTATAAGCTATTAGGACCTGCAGGAATAAAAAATAATGGAATTTTCCAACATTCTGCAACCAATAGAGGTGTTTTAGGAATGATTGCTTTCGTATATTTCGTAGGGTTTTATATGCTTTTGTATTTCTTCCCAAATTACTTAATCAACCCTATTTTATCTGTAAATCCAATCAAGCAAGCTTTAAATGGTAATGCTTCAGATCAATGGTTTTTATATGGATTCATGTATTGTTCTGTAATGACCGTTTTTGCAATCAGAATGTTTATCAAATACAGACATAATAATTATCAAATTGTAAGAACTGCTGTCGTATTATTTTTCCAAATTGCTTTTGCTTTCTTAATTCCTGAAATTCTAGTTGCATTTAACAAACCTTGGTTCGATTTTAAAAATGCTTGGCCTTTAAATTATACGTTCTTTTTCGACTGGAATATTAATAGTTTAATAGAGAATGGAAACTTAGGAATCTTCATGTTAGTATGGGGAATCATTTTAACCCTAGTTATTGTTCCTGTAATGGTATATTTCTACGGAAAAAGATGGTATTGTTCATGGGTTTGTGGTTGTGGTGGTTTAGCCGAAACTTTAGGAGATCCATATAGACAATTATCTAGTAAGTCTTTATTTTCATGGAAAGTTGAGCGTTGGTTAATTCATGGAGTTTTAGTTTTTGCTACGGTAATGACAGCATTAACATTGTACACATATTTTGCAGAAATGGAAACTTGGAAAGAATTAGCTTTTGGCCTTTCTGTATATGATGTACAAAGTTCATACGGATTCTTAATTGGTTCTATTTTCTCTGGAGTTATTGGAACAGGATTCTATCCTATTTTAGGAAACCGTGTTTGGTGTCGTTTTGGTTGTCCTTTAGCTGCTTATATGGGATTAGTACAACGTTTCAAATCACGTTTCAGAATTACAACTAATGGAGGTCAATGTATTTCTTGTGGAAACTGTTCTACCTACTGTGAGCAAGGTATCGATGTAAGATCTTATGCTCAAAAAGGAGAAAATATAATTCGTTCTAGTTGCGTTGGTTGTGGTGTATGTTCTGCTGTTTGTCCTAGAGGAGTTTTAAAATTAGAAAACGGACCAGAAGATGGAAGAATTAACCCAACACAAGTATTGTTAGGTAATGATGTAGATTTGATAAAATTAATGAATGAAAAATAA
- a CDS encoding toxin-antitoxin system YwqK family antitoxin: MKNKFLLFFLLIGFIGIAQKVYQKKYYSDGSIKEEGWMKDNLRHAYWKFYYPNGEIKEKGHYSKGLKDKYWYFYRDNASKLKEGHYINGMQNKWWLYYDNKGTVEHKCQLKNDIKNGYCLIYQKSKLIKASKFVNGKKVKEWTDFSSFKRENNLNDLK; encoded by the coding sequence ATGAAAAATAAGTTTTTATTATTCTTTTTATTGATTGGCTTCATAGGAATTGCTCAAAAAGTATATCAAAAAAAATATTATTCAGACGGTTCTATTAAAGAAGAAGGCTGGATGAAAGATAACTTAAGACATGCTTATTGGAAATTCTATTATCCTAATGGAGAAATCAAAGAAAAAGGACATTACAGTAAGGGCTTAAAAGATAAATATTGGTACTTTTACCGCGATAATGCTTCTAAATTAAAAGAAGGACATTATATAAATGGTATGCAAAACAAGTGGTGGCTTTATTATGATAATAAAGGTACTGTAGAACATAAATGTCAATTGAAAAATGACATTAAAAATGGATACTGTTTAATTTACCAAAAAAGTAAATTAATTAAAGCTTCTAAGTTTGTGAATGGTAAAAAAGTAAAAGAGTGGACGGATTTCTCTTCTTTCAAAAGAGAAAATAATCTTAATGATTTAAAATAA
- a CDS encoding glycosyltransferase family 2 protein: MRQPLIRVIIPAYNEQDSIPKVIHDIPDIVEEVIVVNNNSTDNTPENAKKAGATVLSEERKGYGYACLKGINYITSNNLETDIVVFLDGDYSDYPEELVEIIKPILDKDIDFVIGSRVKRLRESGAMTPQQVFGNWLATFLMKVFFNAKFTDLGPFRAIKFDKLLALDMEDKTYGWTVEMQLKAIKRKYSYVEIPVKYRNRIGVSKVSGTIKGTILAGVKILSWIFKYSFK, translated from the coding sequence ATGAGGCAGCCATTAATCAGAGTAATTATACCTGCATATAATGAACAAGACTCTATTCCTAAAGTAATTCATGATATTCCTGATATTGTAGAGGAAGTAATTGTTGTAAATAATAATTCAACAGACAACACTCCTGAAAATGCTAAAAAAGCAGGTGCTACAGTTTTATCAGAAGAAAGAAAAGGATACGGTTATGCTTGTTTAAAAGGAATAAATTATATCACATCAAATAATCTAGAGACTGATATCGTTGTGTTTTTAGATGGCGATTATTCAGATTACCCTGAGGAACTTGTTGAAATTATAAAGCCAATTCTTGATAAAGATATTGATTTTGTAATTGGTTCTCGTGTTAAACGACTACGTGAAAGTGGAGCTATGACTCCACAACAAGTTTTCGGTAATTGGTTAGCTACTTTTCTAATGAAAGTGTTTTTTAATGCTAAGTTTACAGATTTGGGACCTTTTAGAGCTATAAAGTTTGATAAGCTTTTGGCACTTGATATGGAAGATAAAACATACGGTTGGACAGTAGAAATGCAATTAAAGGCAATTAAAAGGAAATATTCTTACGTAGAAATTCCTGTAAAATATAGGAACAGAATTGGTGTATCTAAAGTTTCAGGTACAATAAAAGGAACTATATTAGCAGGCGTAAAAATATTAAGTTGGATTTTTAAATACAGTTTTAAATAA
- a CDS encoding transglutaminase-like domain-containing protein: protein MKKILNALILLLFILCNFKGYCQDIHLESIQEIIEVKDDSSFTNNVSIHFKKSDERRFYPIFYDTELEKVSDIKLFIKKRKREKPIYIKKIYEEDAKLEYITSKKIKYVMIPADKEIKLSYSVSCKELMYFSSLPFFSYNQLDTLNYKIKVPENFELVYNTIYKESIPYYKIDSTKTETSSVWNIKVVPQKVEPDPFQFFGVYKNMRNPLMRIIVTPDSYKNRPTNYINDWYSEKVASKKGLNYQVKQKIDQLTANIKDPSEITNIIYNYVKNNFKYVAIEVGMGAFIPTHANAVYLNKEGDCKDLSNFLSEALRYKGISSDIALAATFDHISDCDFPSLSSANHVIAVAYLNGKVVLLDPTDSIHREGTPVESLQDRNILIVSSKGGVFHNVKSFTPEENTILYQLELKEDKTSINGTFKTTYKGISGNFLRRRIKGKNQKELLDFGNVFYEEIFRNQSISNLELFNDSEKIECKGNVSINSKSFDDGESKYLFIDFLPRIIEIENRETLIEGINLANPFHKKVRAKIRINEPIKDFDPITYDYQEEGIKLSVIIKPVSKSEIECNYDFILSHVYLEKEKVSKINEILKSFKKIINEPIILKKQKS from the coding sequence GTGAAAAAGATATTAAATGCTCTAATTTTATTACTTTTTATTCTATGTAATTTTAAAGGTTATTGTCAAGATATTCATTTAGAGTCTATTCAGGAAATAATTGAAGTTAAAGACGATTCATCCTTCACAAATAATGTTTCAATTCATTTTAAAAAAAGTGACGAACGCCGTTTTTACCCCATATTTTATGATACAGAATTGGAAAAAGTATCTGACATAAAATTATTCATAAAGAAAAGGAAAAGAGAGAAGCCAATATATATTAAAAAAATTTACGAAGAAGATGCTAAGCTAGAATATATCACTAGTAAAAAAATCAAATATGTTATGATTCCTGCTGATAAAGAAATTAAACTTTCTTATTCAGTCAGTTGTAAAGAGTTAATGTATTTTTCAAGCTTGCCTTTTTTTTCTTATAATCAATTAGATACACTTAATTATAAAATAAAGGTTCCTGAAAATTTTGAATTAGTTTATAATACGATTTACAAAGAATCTATTCCTTACTATAAAATTGATTCTACTAAAACAGAAACTAGTTCAGTGTGGAATATAAAAGTAGTTCCTCAAAAAGTAGAACCAGATCCTTTTCAGTTTTTTGGTGTTTATAAGAATATGAGAAATCCTTTGATGCGAATTATAGTTACTCCAGATTCCTATAAAAATAGACCTACTAATTACATTAACGATTGGTATTCAGAGAAAGTAGCTTCAAAAAAAGGATTAAACTATCAGGTAAAACAAAAAATAGATCAACTAACTGCTAACATTAAAGATCCTTCTGAAATTACCAACATCATCTACAACTATGTTAAAAATAACTTCAAGTATGTAGCTATAGAAGTGGGTATGGGCGCTTTTATTCCAACTCATGCAAATGCTGTTTATTTAAATAAAGAAGGGGATTGTAAAGATTTATCAAACTTTTTATCCGAAGCATTAAGATACAAAGGAATTAGTAGTGATATTGCTTTAGCTGCCACTTTTGATCATATTAGTGATTGTGATTTTCCTTCATTAAGTTCTGCTAATCACGTAATTGCTGTGGCTTATTTAAACGGTAAAGTAGTTTTACTAGATCCTACAGATTCAATTCATAGAGAAGGAACACCAGTAGAGAGTTTACAGGACCGTAATATCTTAATTGTAAGTTCTAAGGGAGGTGTATTCCACAATGTAAAAAGTTTTACTCCAGAAGAGAATACTATTTTATATCAATTGGAATTAAAAGAAGATAAAACAAGCATAAACGGAACATTCAAAACTACTTACAAAGGTATTTCAGGTAACTTTTTAAGACGTAGAATTAAAGGTAAAAATCAAAAAGAGCTTCTTGACTTTGGTAATGTATTTTATGAAGAAATTTTCAGAAATCAATCTATCTCGAATTTAGAACTATTTAACGATAGTGAAAAAATAGAGTGTAAGGGAAATGTGTCTATTAATAGTAAATCTTTTGATGACGGTGAAAGTAAATATTTATTTATCGATTTTTTACCTAGAATTATAGAAATAGAGAATAGAGAAACATTAATAGAAGGTATTAATTTGGCGAATCCATTTCATAAAAAAGTTCGAGCAAAAATTAGAATTAATGAACCCATAAAAGATTTCGATCCCATAACATATGATTATCAAGAAGAAGGTATTAAGCTAAGTGTGATTATTAAACCAGTATCAAAATCAGAAATTGAGTGCAATTATGATTTCATTCTCAGTCATGTTTACTTAGAAAAAGAAAAAGTTAGTAAAATAAATGAGATTTTAAAATCATTTAAAAAAATAATTAATGAACCCATTATCCTCAAAAAACAGAAAAGTTAG
- a CDS encoding POTRA domain-containing protein codes for MKKLITILLLILYTFPVLSQEDGMIVRSVTFKGMKRTKASFLKSITETKKGDVYNTRKVEQDITILKRLPAVAHAYLKTNTEGGKCDLEFHIQESSTILPELAFWTTTNNIFAYKLGVYEYNFLGRNIAVGGFYQNNGHDTYAFNVRAPNLFSKKFGLGFSHQNWKSEEPLFFDNQTANYLYNNISTELLGLYQINFNHHLTFGVNYFQEKYQYLNGATSPEVPRDLKVNKILYKLLYTYEDLEYYFHYLDGFKSILYLQYVTSQNNFQDKFLIAWNDFFYYDRVGKKGNWANRLRIGFASNSDSPFAPFALDNNINLRGVGFIVDRGTASIVYNTEYRHTLYDKKWLTIQGNGFLDIGTWRQPGGEISDFWKSENVRAYSGIGLRFINKKIYNAVFRIDYGISLTDNTNGLVFGIGQYF; via the coding sequence ATGAAGAAATTAATAACCATATTGCTTTTAATACTTTATACATTTCCCGTGCTCTCTCAAGAAGATGGAATGATAGTTCGTTCAGTTACTTTTAAAGGAATGAAAAGAACGAAAGCATCTTTTTTGAAATCGATAACAGAGACAAAGAAAGGAGATGTATATAATACTAGAAAAGTTGAACAAGATATTACTATTTTAAAGCGATTACCAGCTGTTGCACATGCCTATTTAAAGACAAATACCGAAGGTGGAAAATGTGATCTTGAGTTTCACATTCAAGAAAGCTCAACGATTTTACCAGAATTAGCTTTTTGGACAACAACTAATAATATATTTGCTTATAAATTAGGTGTTTATGAATATAATTTCTTAGGTAGAAATATCGCAGTTGGCGGATTTTATCAGAATAACGGACATGATACTTATGCGTTTAATGTTAGAGCTCCTAATTTATTTTCAAAAAAGTTTGGATTAGGTTTTAGTCATCAAAATTGGAAAAGTGAGGAGCCTTTATTTTTCGACAATCAGACAGCAAATTACTTGTATAACAATATTTCAACTGAATTATTAGGGTTGTATCAAATTAATTTTAATCATCATCTAACTTTTGGAGTTAATTATTTTCAAGAAAAATATCAGTACTTAAATGGAGCTACAAGTCCTGAAGTTCCAAGAGATTTAAAAGTAAATAAGATCTTGTATAAGCTTTTGTATACTTATGAAGATCTTGAATATTATTTCCATTATTTGGACGGATTTAAGAGTATTCTTTATTTACAGTATGTAACTTCTCAAAATAATTTTCAGGACAAGTTTTTAATAGCATGGAACGATTTTTTCTACTATGATAGAGTAGGAAAGAAAGGAAACTGGGCAAATCGATTACGTATCGGTTTTGCTTCTAATAGCGACTCACCTTTTGCTCCATTTGCTTTAGATAATAATATTAATTTAAGAGGTGTTGGTTTTATTGTAGATCGAGGTACAGCAAGTATAGTATACAATACTGAATACAGACATACACTTTACGATAAAAAATGGCTGACAATTCAGGGAAATGGATTTTTAGATATAGGAACTTGGAGACAACCAGGTGGAGAAATTTCAGATTTTTGGAAATCTGAGAATGTTAGAGCGTATTCAGGAATTGGTTTGCGTTTTATCAATAAGAAGATTTACAACGCAGTTTTTCGAATCGATTACGGAATTAGCTTAACCGATAATACAAATGGATTAGTTTTTGGTATTGGACAGTATTTTTAG
- a CDS encoding NAD(P)/FAD-dependent oxidoreductase, whose protein sequence is MEHIVIIGNGISGVTAARHIRKLSDKKITIISSETEHFFSRTALMYIYMGHMKFENTKPYEDWFWKKNRIELKKALVEKIDAENKQLLLQDGSSFSYDKLILATGSKPNKFGWPGQDLDGVMGMYHKQDLESLEKYAPNNKVCKRAVIVGGGLIGIELAEMLHSRNIPVTFLVREASFWNGVLPEQESEMINKEILENHIDLRLGVNLKEIKADKNGNVKSIVIAETGEEIACNVVGLTAGVSPNINFVKESSIETNRGILVNRFLETSEKDIYAIGDCAEQHEAIGQRRPIEAVWYTGRMMGETVAQTICGNRIEYKPGHWFNSAKFIDIEYQTYGWVWAKPKENEARFFWKDETGKKAIHLNYDKETQEFIGINTFGIRLRHEFFDKVLTEKKSVTHVLEHFKDANFDPEFFKQHEEAIVSQFNKENGTNLQVKKKSWKRIFSKA, encoded by the coding sequence ATGGAACACATCGTTATTATCGGTAATGGTATTTCTGGCGTTACTGCCGCAAGACATATTCGAAAGCTTTCGGATAAAAAAATTACCATTATCTCCTCAGAAACTGAACATTTTTTCTCTAGAACAGCACTTATGTACATATACATGGGGCATATGAAATTCGAAAACACCAAACCCTACGAAGATTGGTTTTGGAAAAAGAATCGAATCGAATTAAAAAAAGCCTTAGTAGAAAAAATTGATGCTGAGAATAAACAATTGCTATTGCAAGATGGGAGCTCTTTTTCTTATGATAAATTAATTCTTGCTACAGGTTCTAAACCAAATAAATTTGGTTGGCCTGGTCAAGATTTAGATGGTGTTATGGGCATGTACCATAAACAAGATTTAGAAAGTTTAGAAAAATATGCTCCAAACAATAAAGTGTGTAAACGTGCAGTAATTGTTGGTGGTGGACTTATTGGTATTGAGCTTGCAGAAATGTTACATAGTAGAAATATCCCCGTAACTTTCTTAGTTCGTGAAGCTAGTTTTTGGAATGGTGTATTACCTGAACAAGAATCTGAAATGATTAATAAAGAAATTTTAGAAAATCATATTGATTTAAGATTAGGTGTAAACTTAAAAGAAATTAAAGCAGATAAAAACGGTAACGTAAAATCTATCGTTATTGCAGAAACTGGTGAAGAAATTGCTTGTAATGTTGTTGGATTAACTGCTGGTGTTTCCCCAAACATCAACTTTGTAAAAGAATCTTCTATTGAAACAAATAGAGGAATACTTGTAAATCGTTTTTTAGAAACTAGTGAAAAAGATATTTATGCTATTGGTGATTGTGCTGAGCAACATGAAGCTATTGGACAAAGAAGGCCAATAGAAGCTGTTTGGTATACTGGTAGAATGATGGGAGAAACTGTAGCGCAAACTATTTGTGGAAATCGAATTGAATATAAACCTGGACATTGGTTTAATTCAGCAAAATTCATTGACATTGAATATCAAACTTATGGATGGGTTTGGGCTAAGCCAAAAGAAAATGAAGCACGTTTTTTCTGGAAAGATGAAACTGGTAAAAAAGCCATTCATTTAAATTATGATAAGGAAACCCAAGAGTTTATTGGTATTAATACTTTCGGAATTCGACTTAGACATGAATTTTTCGATAAAGTGCTTACCGAGAAAAAAAGTGTAACTCATGTTTTAGAACATTTTAAGGATGCCAATTTTGATCCTGAATTCTTTAAACAACACGAAGAAGCAATTGTATCGCAATTCAATAAAGAAAACGGTACTAATCTTCAAGTAAAAAAGAAAAGTTGGAAACGCATATTTAGTAAGGCATAA